The Flexivirga oryzae genome segment GTCGCGTCCCACTCACTGATGACCCCGGCGGCCAGCGCGGCCAGGGTGTGCGGCATGTGCCCCACCAGTGCGTGCGCGAGGTGGACGAACGCGGCACCTTGGTGTGGGGTGCACCGGCGGGCGAACCCGACCTGCGAGCCGACCACCCGGGTCGTGTCCGCCGGGTCGATCCCGCGCGGGACGTCCCGGGCGGCTTGGGCGTCGTGCACTGCCACGACCGCCCGCGCCTGCCGGGCGGTGATCGCGTTGCGCAACTCGTCCAGCACCCGTAACTCCTCCACCAGCGCCTCCACGTCGGCGCCGTCACCGGCGGTCAGGGGTGCGTCGAGGCGGTCGTGGAAGGCGCGCACCGCGGCCACGTCCAGTACGCCACCGGCGCCCGGCCCGTTGTCCCGCGGTTCCTCGTCCATGTGTTCGAGTATGTCACGAATACTACTGCAACACAAGCATTTTCGGAACAAGTTGTTATCCACATCCCCTGCAAACCGGCTCATCGTCCACAGGTCACGCCAGGGGGATGTGCACAACGGCGTCGGCAGAATGGGTTGTCGGTGGGGCGGCATACGCTCACGATCATGAGTGACGCACCGGCTATCGGCATCTGCTTCGACCGCACTTTCCCCGCGTCGGCGGCATCCGACTATGCGCGACGTGCCGAGGCGGCCGGATTGGAGGAGTTGTGGCTCATCGAGGACTGCTTCTTCACGACGGCACCACCACTCGCCGCCGCAGCACTGGCGAGCACGACGACCCTGCGGGTCGGTCTCGGCATCCTGCCCGCCGTCGTCAGAACCGCAGCACTCACCGCGATGGAGATCGCGACCCTGGCCAGCATGGCGCCCGGACGCCTCATCGGCGGCATCGGTCACGGGGTCCAGCCCTGGATGCGGCAGATGGGAGTGCGGCCAGCATCCCCGGTGGCTGCCCTCGAGGAGGTTCTGATCGCTGTGCAGACGCTGCTGAACGGCGAAACCCTCGACACCACAGGCGAATACGTCACCGCAAAGAACATCACGCTCGAGCATGTCCCGGATCCGACGCCGCCGGTCGTCGCGGGCGTGCGCGGTCCGAAGTCCCTCGCGATCGCGGGCAGGAGTGCTGACGGTGTCCTGCTCGACTCACCGTGCACGGTCGACTACGTGCTTCGCGCCAAGGAGTTGTGCGGTCGTGACGTCGATTCTTTCGACTACCGCTGTTTCGCCGTCCTGTGCGTACTGCCCGACCGCCGGGAAGCACGCCGCATCGTCGCGCCAATCCTCGCGGAGATGGTCGGCTACGGTCACGCCGGTCTCGCCGCATTGGACTTCCACGACGAGTTGCGCGAGTTGACGGAGCGGCACGGCGCGGACTGGGCCGATCACGCGCCCGAGGAGTGGTGGTCCCGCATCGGCGCCATCGGCAACGTCGACGATGCGATGGAGTATGTCGGTGCGATGACCGAAGCCGGGGTGCGTGGCATCAGCTTCTTCCCTGCCGACGAGCTCGAGATCGCGCATGCTCAGGTGGAGAGGGCCGGCACGATCGCGCGGGAGCTGCGTGCGGGAGGATGACTCCGAGAGGAGTGATCGATGGCGCGGAAGATCGATCCGGAGCAGGGTCGAGCGGCGGTGCTGGCGTGGTGCGCCGACCCCAACGTCGGACGTGCGATGCGGGCGATGGCGGTGCGGTTCAGCCTGCAGGAGCTCGAACTGCAAGCACCGGGACGAAGCGTCGAGGTCCGCGTGCCACCGTACGGAGCGGTCCAGGTGATCGAAGGCCCAACGCATCGACGCGGCACGCCACCGAATGTCGTTGAGCTCTCTCCAGATTCGTGGTTGAAACTCGTTGTCGGTGACCTCGCCTGGGACGCGGCCGAGGAAGCCGGACAGGTGTCGGCGTCCGGTTCGCGTGCTGATCTGTCGCCATACCTGCCGCTGCTGCGACGCCCGTAGGCTTGAGCTATGCGCGTTGGTATCACGATCCTGCCCGAAGAACGCTGGCCCCAAGCCGCACCCAAATGGCGGGCCGCCGAGCAACTCGGTTTCGACCACGCCTGGACCTACGACCACCTGGTGTGGGCCGGGCTCCCGGACGCGCCGTGGTTCGGTACCACCCCCACGCTGACGGCGGCGGCGATGGTCACATCGACTATCCGTCTCGGCACCTTCGTGACATCACCGAACTTCCGCCACCCGGTCGCATTCGCACGTGACGTCCTCGCGCTCGACGACATCTCCGGCGGCCGGTTCATCTGCGGCATGGGGCGAGGCGGTGACCTCGACTCCGAGTTGCTCGGTGACTCGCCCACCGTCGGGGAGCGCACCGGCAGGTTCGCCGAATTCGCACGGCTGCTCGACAAGGTGCTCACCGAGGATCACGTCACGTATGACGGAACGTTCTTCTCCGCACGCGACTCGCGGAACGTGCCCGGTTGTGTCCAACAGCCGCGTGTCCCGTTCATCATCGCCGCGAACGCGCCCAAGGGTATGCGGCTCGCCGCGGAGATGGGTGAAGGATGGGTGACCTACGGCAATCCGACTGGTGGTGAAGAAGATTGGTGGCGTGGCTTGCGTGAGTCCGGCGCACGGATGACCGAAGTGCTCGAAGCCGCCGGCCGGGACACGACAACCTTCGAGCGACACCTCAACGCGGACGGGCACGGCTCGGTCTACGAGAGTGTCGACCGCTTCGAGGATGCGATCGGCCGTGCGCAAGAGGCTGGTTTCACCGACCTCATCACGCACTGGCCGCGTCCCGACGCGCCATTCAAAGCAACGGTCGAGGTGCTGGAAACCGTTGCCGCGCAGGTGCTCCCGAAGCTCCACCGATAGCAGTCCCGACACTGACTTGCCCTTGCGGGCTCGCCCTAATCGACCCGCAGGGCTGGGCGGATCGCGTCTAGCGCTTGCTCGGGTCCCAGTGCCGGAATCCTGCGGCGGCAGCTACTGACTCGTCGCGGAAGTAGACCTCGGCCTCGACGGATTCGTAGTCGGGAGAGTCCGTTCCGTGGAATGTCATCGTGTCGGCATTGCCCTTGAGCCAACCGGCGGGACCGGTGCCGTCGTCGTGAGGTGCCGCAGAACCTGGGCCGAGCGGACCGTCATCCTCGGACACGTCGACGGCCGATGCAGGCGCAGCGGTTGCGGGCTCGGCGGCTGCGGACTCCGGCTGACCGCCGAACGCCTCCAGAGGCAGCGGCGGGGTATCCCAGTCGTCGCCGGTGGAGGCAGCGGGGGTCTTGGCGGCGGGTTCTGGTTCGGTGGCCGGCTCAGGTTCGGGTTCGGCGACCGGCTCGGGGGTGGGTTCGGCGACTGGCTCGGGAGCGGTGGCTGCGGCCGCTGGTGTCGCCGAGGCGTCGTCGAGCGGCGGGGGTGGGGTGTCCCAGTGGTCGCCGGTGGAGGCTGGTTGTGCGGGACCTCGATCCGCTCCTCCGCTTCGCTCCTCCGCGACTCGGCCACCGCCGTCTTGAGCGGTGGGGCGCTCCTCCGCGACTCGGCCACCGTTGTTTTGCGCGGTGGGGGTGTCGTCCAAGGCCGGTGGTGGGGTGTCCCAGTCGTCGCCGGATGGGGCTGGTGCGGCGGGACCTCGATCCGCTCCTCCGCTTCGCTCCTCCGCGACTGGGCCGCCGATGGCTTGCGCGGTGGGGGTGTCGTCCAAGGCCGGTGGTGGGGTGTCCCAGTCGTCGCCGGTGGAGGCTGGTGCGGCGGGACCTCGATCCGCTCCTCCGCTTCGCTCCTCCGCGACTCGGCCGCCGCTGGCTTGCGCGGTGGGGGTGTCGTCCAGAGCGGGTGGCGGGGTGTCCCAGTCGTCGCCGGTGGAGGCTGGTGCGGCGGGACCTCGATCCGCTCCTCCGCTTCGCTCCTCCGCAACTCGGCCACCGCTGTCTTGCGCGGTGGGGGTGTCGTCCAGAGCGGGTGGCGGGGTGTCCCAGTCGTCGCCGGTGGAGGCTGGTGCGGCGGGACCTCGATCCGCTCCTCCGCTTCGCTCCTCCGCGACTCGGCCACCGCTGCTTTGCGTGGTGGGGGTGTCGTCCAGAGCGGGCGGGGGTGCGTCCCAGTCGTCGGCGGCGGGTGCGGCCGGTTGTGCGGGACCTCGATCCGCTCCTCCGCTTCGCTCCTCCGCGACTCGGCCACCGCTGGCTTGCGCGGTGGGGGTGTCGTCCAGAGCGGGCGGGGGAGCGTCCCAGTCGTCGGCGGCGGGTGCGGCCGGTTGTGCGGGACCTCGATCCGCTCCTCCGCTTCGCTCCTCCGCAACTCGGCCACCGCTGTCATGCGAGGCGGGACCTCGATCCGCTCCTCCGCTTCGCTCCTCCGCGACTCGGCCACCGCTGTCTTGCTGCGCGGTGGTCTCCTGTGTGGTGCCCTCGATCGCCGCCTCGTCAGCGGCGCCGACCTTCTGGGCCCCGGTCACGCCGTGAATGCCGACCGAGCCACCCTTCTCGGGGTCACGCAGATACAACCACAGGCCCACCGCGAGCACCACGGCGAGCAAGACCAGGATCAGCCAAACCATGTCCAACACCTTCGAACGGGCAAACCGGAACTAGCGCATCACCCTAGCCAGTGGACTGCAGGCAGCGAGGAACCGTCTACGGGTCGGTAAAATCGACGTCGCCGAGCCGCTCGCGCGAGCGGCGTCATACAGCGGAAGGAACACCGGCTACCGTGCTGGACGTGACAGAGCAGGGCAAACCCGACGAGCAGGACGACGCGCGGGAGCGCGTCGTGCGCTACCCGGTGCGCCGCACGCCCAACTTCCTCCGCTTCATCATCACCGGCGCCGTGCTCGGTTTCATCGTCGGAGCGATCATCGCCACCTCCGGAGCAGATGCCGACGGCTACTCCGCGCAGACCGGAATCGTGCTCATCGGCGCGATCCTCGCCGCCGGCGGTGCGCTCCTGGCGGCAATCGTCGCCCTGCTGTTGGAACGCCTCCTCAACCGGCAGTGACGGAGCACCCTCCCGGACATGACACACTGGTGTCGTGGCGCGTGGAGATGGACGGCTGACGCACGATCTCTATCCCGGTGAGAAGGCACCCCAGGACGAATGCGGTGTCTTCGGTGTCTGGGCCCCCGGCGAGGAAGTCGCCAAACTCACCTACTTCGGGCTCTACGCCCTGCAGCACCGCGGGCAGGAGTCGGCCGGTATCGCGACCAGCGACGGCCACAGCATCCTGGTCTACAAGGACATGGGCCTGGTCTCCCAGGTCTTCGACGAGTCGAGCCTGACCTCGTTGCGCGGGCACCTCGCGATCGGCCACACCCGCTACTCCACGACCGGCGGCAGCACCTGGGAGAACGCCCAGCCCACGCTCGGCGGCAGTGACCGCGGCACCGTGGCCCTGGCCCACAACGGCAACCTCATCAATTCGGCCGAACTGCGTGACCTGGTCGATCAGCAGCTGGACGGCCGCGCCGCCCGGGGTGAGCTGGCCCGCGGCAACACCTCCGACACCGCGCTCGTCACCGCGCTGCTCTCGGAGAACCCCGACAAGCCGCTCGAAGAGACGGCGCTGGAGGTGCTGCCCAAGCTGCGCGGCGCCTTCTGCTTCGTCTTCATGGACGAGCACACCCTGTATGCCGCGCGCGACCCTTACGGTGTCCGGCCGCTCGCCCTCGGCCGGCTCGAACGCGGCTGGGTGGTGGCCTCCGAGACCGCCGCGCTGCAGACCATCGGTGCCAGCGTGGTCCGCGAGGTCGAACCCGGTGAGCTCATCGCCATCGACGAATACGGCCTGCGCAGCCACAAGTTCGCCGAGCCGACGCCCAAGGGTTGCGTGTTCGAATACGTCTATCTGGCGCGCCCGGACGCGGTGATCCGCGGCCGCGTCGTCCACGAGGCCCGGGTCGAGATGGGCCGTGCACTCGCCCGCGAGCACCCGGTCGACGCCGACCTGGTGATCGGCGTCCCCGAGTCCGGGGTGCCGGCCGCGACCGGCTACGCGCAGGAGTCCGGCATACCGTTCGGCCAGGGGTTCGTGAAGAACGCCTACGTCGGCCGCACCTTCATCCAGCCCAGTCAGACCCTGCGCCAGCTGGGCATCCGGCTGAAGCTCAACGCCCTCGAGCACGCGGTGAAGGGCAAGCGGCTGGTCGTCGTCGACGACTCGGTGGTGCGCGGCAACACCCAGCGCGCCCAGATCCGGATGCTCCGCGAGGCCGGGGCGGCCGAGGTGCACGTGCGGATCTCCTCACCGCCGGTGAAGTGGCCGTGCTTCTACGGCATCGACTTCGCCACCCGCGC includes the following:
- a CDS encoding LLM class flavin-dependent oxidoreductase, translating into MSDAPAIGICFDRTFPASAASDYARRAEAAGLEELWLIEDCFFTTAPPLAAAALASTTTLRVGLGILPAVVRTAALTAMEIATLASMAPGRLIGGIGHGVQPWMRQMGVRPASPVAALEEVLIAVQTLLNGETLDTTGEYVTAKNITLEHVPDPTPPVVAGVRGPKSLAIAGRSADGVLLDSPCTVDYVLRAKELCGRDVDSFDYRCFAVLCVLPDRREARRIVAPILAEMVGYGHAGLAALDFHDELRELTERHGADWADHAPEEWWSRIGAIGNVDDAMEYVGAMTEAGVRGISFFPADELEIAHAQVERAGTIARELRAGG
- a CDS encoding sterol carrier family protein is translated as MARKIDPEQGRAAVLAWCADPNVGRAMRAMAVRFSLQELELQAPGRSVEVRVPPYGAVQVIEGPTHRRGTPPNVVELSPDSWLKLVVGDLAWDAAEEAGQVSASGSRADLSPYLPLLRRP
- a CDS encoding LLM class flavin-dependent oxidoreductase, which gives rise to MRVGITILPEERWPQAAPKWRAAEQLGFDHAWTYDHLVWAGLPDAPWFGTTPTLTAAAMVTSTIRLGTFVTSPNFRHPVAFARDVLALDDISGGRFICGMGRGGDLDSELLGDSPTVGERTGRFAEFARLLDKVLTEDHVTYDGTFFSARDSRNVPGCVQQPRVPFIIAANAPKGMRLAAEMGEGWVTYGNPTGGEEDWWRGLRESGARMTEVLEAAGRDTTTFERHLNADGHGSVYESVDRFEDAIGRAQEAGFTDLITHWPRPDAPFKATVEVLETVAAQVLPKLHR
- the purF gene encoding amidophosphoribosyltransferase; amino-acid sequence: MARGDGRLTHDLYPGEKAPQDECGVFGVWAPGEEVAKLTYFGLYALQHRGQESAGIATSDGHSILVYKDMGLVSQVFDESSLTSLRGHLAIGHTRYSTTGGSTWENAQPTLGGSDRGTVALAHNGNLINSAELRDLVDQQLDGRAARGELARGNTSDTALVTALLSENPDKPLEETALEVLPKLRGAFCFVFMDEHTLYAARDPYGVRPLALGRLERGWVVASETAALQTIGASVVREVEPGELIAIDEYGLRSHKFAEPTPKGCVFEYVYLARPDAVIRGRVVHEARVEMGRALAREHPVDADLVIGVPESGVPAATGYAQESGIPFGQGFVKNAYVGRTFIQPSQTLRQLGIRLKLNALEHAVKGKRLVVVDDSVVRGNTQRAQIRMLREAGAAEVHVRISSPPVKWPCFYGIDFATRAELIANGLGVEEICASIGADTLGYISEDGMIAATAQPKSQLCSACFSGDYPIALPEDGRIGKHVLETLPIELRTGHDTSVDLAERDRRQDAEGVSIGVSGGAENSLLHP